CGTGGTCCCCCTCGTGGAGGTGCTCCATGAATCCGATCTCCTCCAGCGTCGTCGAGTGCCCGTCCATGACGGACGCCCCGTCCGGAATCTCGTCCTGCACGAACTCCAGCGCCGCGTCCGCGTCCGCGACGACCTCGACCTCGAACCCGTGGTCCTCCAGGTTCTCCACCGTCTCCTCCAACTCGGCGTCGCTCGGGTGGCTGTCCCACTGGTTCGGTTCGACGTCCGCCGCTTCGAGATAGTCCGCCTTTCGCTGGTCTCCCATACCCGAGTGGAGTCTCGGCGGGCGGAAGAACGTGTGGGCCGCGGCGGCACGCGCCCGAATGAGTAACACTCTCGTCACCTGATTACGCCCGCGCCGTCACCACCACTCGACCGTCTCGTTCCGCGCCGCGAGATACTCGGCGTCGAGCGCGTCCTCGGGGACGTCGACGCGCTCGCCCGCCCGGTCGAGGAGGGCTCGGCGGAGCACGTCGCTCTCCGTCTCGAACGCCGGGTCCACCCGCAGCCGATACTTCGCGTCGAGCGTGAACACGCCCGCGTCGAACGCCGCGTGTTCCGTCCGGCTCAACGGCAGGACGTTCGACGGGTCCGCGCGGTGCTCGGGATACTCACTCCACGGCAGGACGTGCGCCACGTCCAAGAGCGCGTCGTGGTCGACGCCCGACACCGGACACCGGTGGCCGTAGCGGTCGAGCACGTACTCCCGAAACGCCGCCGGCATCGACCGCGCCCCGACCGCCGTCTCGTACTCCCGCGCGGAGTACGCACGCTTCCCCGACGGCTCTGACTCCGACTTCCACCTCGAACCCGCCTCCCGTCCCGCAGTCGCCTCCGCGTCCTCGACGTCGAGGTCGAGAATCCGATACGTTCCCGGCGCGTGAAAATCCACCTCGCCGCGGTCGCGTAACTCCTGCATCACTCGACTGAACGTCTGCGCCGGCGTCGACGCCTCCGGATACGCCTCCCTGAACGCCGGCAGCGCCACGTCGAGGAACTCCCGGCGCTCGACGAACTCCGTCCCCGTCTCCGCGCGATACCGCGCCAACTCCCGCCGAACCAACTCGCGCCACGTCATACCGCCCCGACGCGACGACGGGATCAAAACGTTTCGCCGCCAGAACCCACACCCTCTCCGACGGGGGCTCCGAACCGCGTTAACGCTCCACCGCGCGCCTCCCGTCTCACTCCGTTCAGCGGTCGGCGTTTCGCGGTCCTCGCTCGCGCCGTCGGCGCTCGTTCCGAACCGCGT
This portion of the Halocalculus aciditolerans genome encodes:
- a CDS encoding HNH endonuclease; its protein translation is MTWRELVRRELARYRAETGTEFVERREFLDVALPAFREAYPEASTPAQTFSRVMQELRDRGEVDFHAPGTYRILDLDVEDAEATAGREAGSRWKSESEPSGKRAYSAREYETAVGARSMPAAFREYVLDRYGHRCPVSGVDHDALLDVAHVLPWSEYPEHRADPSNVLPLSRTEHAAFDAGVFTLDAKYRLRVDPAFETESDVLRRALLDRAGERVDVPEDALDAEYLAARNETVEWW